From the genome of Mycteria americana isolate JAX WOST 10 ecotype Jacksonville Zoo and Gardens chromosome 12, USCA_MyAme_1.0, whole genome shotgun sequence, one region includes:
- the ATP6V0C gene encoding V-type proton ATPase 16 kDa proteolipid subunit c → MSSSASPEYASFFAVMGASAAMVFSALGAAYGTAKSGTGIAAMSVMRPELIMKSIIPVVMAGIIAIYGLVVAVLIANALSPSITLFKSFLQLGAGLSVGLSGLAAGFAIGIVGDAGVRGTAQQPRLFVGMILILIFAEVLGLYGLIVALILSTK, encoded by the exons ATGTCCTCCAGCGCCAGCCCCGAGTACGCCTCCTTCTTCGCTGTGATGGGCGCCTCGGCTGCCATGGTCTTCAGCG cattGGGAGCTGCATATGGAACAGCAAAAAGTGGCACGGGTATTGCAGCCATGTCTGTCATGAGGCCTGAGCTCATCATGAAGTCAATCATCCCTGTTGTCATGGCGGGTATTATAGCTATCTATGGCCTCGTAGTGGCAGTCCTCATTGCCAATGCTCTCTCACCTTCTATCACGCTATTCAA GAGCTTTCTTCAGCTGGGTGCTGGCTTGAGTGTGGGCCTCAGTGGTCTGGCTGCTGGCTTTGCCATTGGCATTGTGGGTGATGCAGGTGTACGGGgaacagcacagcagcccaggttATTTGTGGGCATGATCCTGATTTTGATCTTCGCTGAAGTTTTGGGTCTCTATGGCCTCATTGTTGCCCTTATCCTCTCCACAAAGTAA